Proteins encoded by one window of Ignavibacteriota bacterium:
- a CDS encoding PKD domain-containing protein has translation MKKYNINCKVLTALIIFICGFVNLNSKTDFQFDNLTILDTNNQFSKIWALNDNEYLLFDGNFLYQKDSNHDEILQVRIKKDDLGLKISTLQMNIFHDFLIQMNNNEIFIFSKDSVKKINYLFAETLKFSKISTDKNGLFYAYSSNKLFIINSQNLNVDFLTLPSDFNILDLVVDSQGTSWLLTNDKLYFSDDFIKFEEAKVNNIEIFRPSQIFQSTSGKLYATMDKMGVFIKNPNENEFNFHSFNIPRGSASALNKYSLKEFAHGYVQLIHTDNNYYESFIFDEINFEWIYLPKNYANYICNDVMYHSFPSKQKHFQTFNSLSIQSDNINPWVKDGIFERLDFREIYQLMKIKENLENNEFYTFHPNNYYCRWNYESGMPIAKKLLPIKNKVFEDDLISKKIYFTNDWKYYFYLRLAKNVKYYHIELYNLSNDSLIREFEIDNSETPRNFPVGSGVYNVYYFIPNPKAVYYPEKEDFFISFRIDESGGHSNAGGNKGFGGFYHVKIKPNETYVNKISNSFTADFMVDYETNRIFYTNHDFDYDYYQPNGGAGETEFRWYSKIFEYNMQKSEYSLLLDTNVIAGTTLKYNQDKSALITNLGSDIIEINSNKEINMKNKFQGKEFINAEFLYNDDFVFYKDRIYDMFINEGNAGSLNIYNIIFGKSVLKFGLENHFLYNYDFSVSENTLLLTNNAGKIFRFRLDYNLKEKADFICKNGYVNQNIEFKAVSTLDNSKFLWHFGDGTFSDFKNPVKSFNEKGNYDISLKVFNNSDTLLIEKLGCVSIYDSTKINFSADVTFGYSPLNVNFTSSTSGEILQYRWIVYVDSLNQHRTFSEQEHSSYSFTFPGTYSIRFEVRDKTDNWVTLFKEAYINVLVPSSIEEITNKSNQLILNATKNNMYIKHSNIKDNNYQIIIFDLLGNIVKKIDSKLFSANSDTIEIKFDNSLSNGVYIVNLLFFDRVISGKFIIID, from the coding sequence ATGAAAAAATATAATATTAATTGTAAAGTACTTACTGCATTAATTATCTTTATTTGCGGGTTTGTAAATCTAAACTCAAAAACAGATTTTCAATTTGATAATTTGACAATTCTTGATACTAATAATCAATTCAGTAAGATTTGGGCTTTGAATGATAATGAGTATTTGCTATTTGATGGCAACTTTTTGTATCAAAAAGATTCAAACCATGATGAGATTTTGCAGGTCAGAATAAAAAAAGATGATTTGGGATTGAAAATTTCGACTTTGCAAATGAATATCTTTCATGATTTTTTAATTCAAATGAACAATAATGAAATTTTCATTTTTTCAAAAGATTCAGTCAAAAAAATAAATTATTTATTTGCTGAAACCTTAAAATTTTCAAAAATTTCTACTGATAAAAACGGCTTATTTTATGCATATTCTTCAAATAAGCTATTTATAATTAATTCACAGAACTTAAATGTTGATTTTTTGACCTTACCTTCTGATTTCAATATACTTGATTTAGTTGTTGATAGCCAGGGAACATCATGGCTGTTAACAAATGATAAATTGTATTTTTCGGATGATTTTATCAAATTTGAAGAAGCCAAAGTAAACAATATTGAGATTTTCAGACCATCACAAATTTTTCAGTCAACATCCGGCAAACTTTATGCAACAATGGATAAAATGGGAGTTTTCATAAAAAATCCAAATGAAAACGAATTCAATTTTCATTCATTTAATATCCCACGGGGAAGTGCCTCTGCATTGAATAAGTATAGTTTGAAGGAGTTTGCACACGGATATGTTCAGCTGATACATACTGACAATAATTACTATGAGTCCTTCATTTTCGACGAAATTAATTTTGAGTGGATTTATCTTCCCAAAAATTATGCAAACTACATTTGTAATGATGTAATGTATCATAGCTTCCCATCCAAACAAAAACATTTTCAGACCTTTAATTCATTGAGTATTCAATCTGACAATATTAATCCATGGGTAAAAGATGGAATTTTTGAAAGGTTGGACTTTCGTGAAATATATCAGTTGATGAAAATTAAGGAAAATTTGGAAAATAATGAGTTTTATACATTTCACCCCAACAATTATTATTGCCGGTGGAATTATGAAAGTGGTATGCCAATAGCTAAGAAACTATTGCCAATTAAGAACAAAGTTTTTGAAGATGATTTAATCAGCAAGAAGATATATTTTACAAACGACTGGAAATATTATTTTTATTTAAGATTAGCTAAAAATGTTAAATATTATCATATTGAACTTTATAATTTGAGCAATGACTCTCTAATACGAGAATTTGAAATTGACAATTCAGAAACTCCAAGGAACTTTCCTGTTGGTTCCGGGGTTTATAATGTATATTACTTTATTCCCAATCCAAAAGCTGTATATTATCCTGAAAAAGAAGATTTTTTCATAAGTTTTAGGATTGATGAAAGTGGAGGACATTCTAATGCTGGTGGAAATAAAGGTTTTGGGGGCTTTTATCATGTAAAAATTAAGCCGAATGAAACATACGTTAATAAGATTAGCAATTCTTTTACCGCTGATTTCATGGTTGATTATGAGACAAACAGGATATTTTATACTAATCATGATTTTGATTATGACTACTACCAACCTAATGGTGGTGCAGGCGAAACAGAATTCAGATGGTATTCAAAAATATTTGAATATAATATGCAAAAGTCTGAATATTCTTTGTTACTTGATACAAATGTGATTGCAGGTACAACCTTGAAATATAATCAAGATAAGTCGGCATTAATAACTAATCTGGGTTCTGATATCATTGAAATCAATTCAAATAAAGAAATAAATATGAAGAATAAATTTCAAGGTAAAGAATTTATAAATGCAGAATTTTTATATAACGATGATTTTGTTTTTTACAAAGATAGAATATATGATATGTTCATTAATGAAGGTAATGCAGGGAGTTTAAATATATACAACATCATATTTGGTAAATCAGTTTTAAAATTTGGTTTGGAAAATCACTTTTTATATAATTACGATTTTTCCGTTTCGGAAAATACTTTACTGTTAACAAATAATGCAGGTAAAATTTTTAGATTCAGGTTGGATTATAATCTTAAAGAGAAAGCAGATTTTATTTGTAAGAATGGTTACGTTAATCAGAATATTGAATTCAAGGCAGTTTCAACCCTTGATAATTCTAAATTTTTATGGCATTTTGGAGATGGTACATTTTCAGACTTTAAAAACCCGGTGAAATCATTTAATGAGAAAGGAAATTATGATATTTCCCTTAAAGTATTCAATAATTCAGATACCTTGTTAATCGAAAAATTGGGTTGCGTTTCTATATACGATTCTACCAAGATTAATTTTTCAGCAGATGTTACTTTTGGTTATTCACCTCTAAATGTTAATTTTACAAGTAGTACCAGTGGTGAGATTTTACAATATCGTTGGATTGTGTATGTTGACAGTTTAAACCAACATCGTACATTTTCAGAACAAGAACACTCGTCTTATTCATTTACATTTCCCGGGACATATTCTATCAGATTTGAAGTTCGTGATAAAACTGATAACTGGGTTACACTTTTCAAAGAAGCATATATTAATGTCTTAGTACCATCGAGTATTGAGGAAATAACTAATAAATCTAATCAGTTGATATTAAATGCAACTAAGAATAATATGTACATCAAACACAGTAATATCAAAGACAACAATTATCAGATTATTATTTTTGATTTACTTGGGAACATTGTCAAAAAAATTGATTCTAAATTATTTTCTGCAAATTCAGATACTATTGAAATAAAATTTGACAATTCATTATCGAATGGAGTTTATATTGTGAATTTGCTTTTCTTTGACAGAGTAATATCTGGGAAGTTTATAATTATTGATTGA
- a CDS encoding ComF family protein, with amino-acid sequence MSHSQNSANPAANILRIIADSISDFLAPRHCVVCSEYTGHSAKYSKFVCDKCHDNLPFAPDKKLILNRFHSNFPENTHITEATSLFEVKADNNYLEIIHALKYLKFQSVAGEFGKLLSRRILIDEMTDYDFIIPIPIHKAKKRERGFNQSDLICKAVEKEIGIPVADNFVKRHKYTVTQTLLDKSGRQKNMENVFEVTDVSDTAGKSFLIIDDVLTTGSTINSTAKVLLESGAEKVGAATIALAGN; translated from the coding sequence TTGAGTCATTCACAGAATAGTGCAAATCCCGCAGCCAATATCCTGAGAATAATAGCTGATTCAATTAGCGATTTTCTGGCACCAAGGCATTGTGTCGTTTGCTCTGAATATACCGGACATTCGGCAAAATATTCTAAATTTGTTTGCGATAAATGCCATGACAATTTACCTTTTGCACCTGATAAAAAGCTAATTCTGAACAGATTTCACTCAAATTTCCCGGAGAATACACATATAACCGAAGCTACGTCTCTTTTTGAAGTTAAAGCTGATAATAATTATCTTGAGATAATTCATGCCTTGAAGTATTTAAAGTTTCAATCTGTCGCAGGCGAATTTGGAAAGCTACTGAGTCGTAGAATTTTAATTGACGAAATGACTGATTACGATTTTATTATTCCTATTCCTATTCATAAAGCAAAGAAACGGGAAAGAGGTTTTAACCAATCAGACTTGATTTGCAAAGCTGTTGAAAAAGAAATTGGAATTCCGGTTGCTGATAATTTTGTAAAAAGGCATAAATATACTGTTACCCAAACTTTGTTGGATAAAAGCGGAAGACAAAAGAATATGGAAAATGTATTTGAAGTTACCGATGTAAGCGATACTGCCGGCAAATCATTCTTAATTATTGACGATGTGCTGACAACCGGCTCGACAATAAATTCCACTGCTAAAGTACTCCTTGAGTCAGGTGCAGAAAAAGTTGGTGCAGCAACCATCGCATTAGCTGGAAATTAA
- a CDS encoding 2-oxoglutarate oxidoreductase, producing MSEKTFVDIESELEETVVRETICLEENLIYEKPLDTLIDTPMHYCPGCGHSTAHKIFMEVVAEMGIQEEIIGVAPVGCSVFAYHYMNVDMQEAAHGRACAVGTAIKRVMPDKYVFTYQGDGDLAAIGTAETVHAANRGENMLVIFINNGIYGMTSGQMAPTSLQGMVTTTSPYGRDTAHQGYPLKISEMLAPLPGVAYVTRQSVHKPNNVKRAKKALQKALEYQKQGLGFCIVEIVSNCPSNMKMTPLQSNKFVEEKMIPFYPLGDIKVPEGK from the coding sequence ATGAGCGAAAAGACATTCGTTGATATAGAATCCGAACTCGAAGAAACAGTAGTCAGAGAAACTATTTGTTTAGAAGAAAATTTAATATATGAAAAACCTCTTGATACTTTGATAGATACACCTATGCACTATTGTCCGGGTTGCGGGCATAGCACTGCTCACAAAATCTTCATGGAAGTTGTAGCCGAAATGGGCATTCAGGAGGAAATTATCGGTGTTGCTCCTGTTGGATGTTCAGTATTTGCATACCATTATATGAATGTGGATATGCAGGAAGCTGCTCATGGTCGTGCTTGTGCGGTGGGAACTGCTATTAAGCGTGTTATGCCGGACAAATATGTATTCACATATCAGGGTGATGGCGACTTGGCTGCAATCGGCACTGCTGAAACTGTTCACGCTGCAAACCGCGGTGAAAATATGCTTGTTATTTTCATTAATAACGGTATTTACGGTATGACATCCGGACAGATGGCTCCTACTTCTTTGCAAGGTATGGTAACAACAACATCACCTTATGGACGCGATACAGCTCATCAGGGTTATCCTCTGAAAATCAGTGAAATGCTGGCTCCGCTTCCGGGTGTGGCTTATGTAACACGCCAGTCAGTTCACAAACCAAATAACGTGAAACGTGCTAAAAAAGCTTTACAAAAAGCATTGGAATATCAGAAACAGGGCTTAGGATTCTGTATAGTTGAGATTGTATCCAACTGCCCGTCGAATATGAAGATGACTCCTTTACAATCTAATAAATTCGTGGAAGAAAAGATGATTCCTTTCTATCCGCTTGGTGATATAAAAGTTCCGGAGGGCAAATAA
- a CDS encoding 2-oxoacid:acceptor oxidoreductase family protein — protein sequence MLQEAIFAGFGGQGVLSMGMILAYAGMIEKKKVCWMPSYGPEMRGGTANAVTIVSDTMISSPIISRYDTVVALNQPSVEKFESRVKPGGNIIFDSTNILVPPTRTDINIFAVPGSEEAVKLKNIKVLNLIMLGAMIKATGTVNTETVPKALEQVLPERYHKLIPLNMEAFKVGMSFVK from the coding sequence ATGTTACAAGAAGCAATTTTCGCAGGATTTGGCGGTCAGGGCGTACTATCTATGGGTATGATACTTGCTTATGCCGGAATGATTGAAAAGAAAAAGGTTTGCTGGATGCCTTCTTATGGTCCTGAAATGCGTGGCGGTACTGCTAATGCGGTTACAATAGTATCAGACACAATGATAAGCTCGCCGATTATTTCAAGATATGATACTGTGGTTGCACTAAATCAGCCATCAGTTGAAAAATTTGAATCACGCGTAAAGCCGGGTGGAAACATCATTTTTGACAGCACTAATATTCTTGTTCCTCCTACTCGCACAGATATAAATATCTTTGCCGTTCCGGGTAGCGAAGAAGCCGTTAAGTTAAAAAATATCAAGGTATTAAATCTGATTATGCTTGGTGCGATGATTAAAGCAACCGGCACAGTAAATACAGAAACAGTACCAAAAGCATTAGAGCAGGTATTACCCGAACGCTACCACAAATTGATTCCGCTTAATATGGAAGCATTCAAAGTCGGTATGAGTTTTGTGAAATAA
- a CDS encoding 3-methyl-2-oxobutanoate dehydrogenase subunit VorB, protein MGDLKLMKGNEALAEAMIRAGCDAYFGYPITPQSEVLEYLAREAEKRTGMLAFQAESEVAAINMIYGAAGCGRRVMTTSSSPGMSLMQEGLSYIASAELPCLLANVVRGGPGLGTIQPSQADYFQSVKGGGHGDYKLVVLAPSTVQEMVDFVKLGFELGEKYRNPVMILTDGAVGQMMEPVELFDQVPRRTEFPDWATTGKKPGKERNYITSLHIQSEKMEEINRRLQAKYRKMEEEEVRYIEMETEDAEYIFTGFGLGARICMKAMQMAREDGYKVGLIRPITLFPFPTKVYHELGGRVKGILDVEMNAGQMVEDVRLSVNGQTRVEFYGRMGGVIPSPEEIYEHFIKTFIEGGK, encoded by the coding sequence ATGGGTGACCTTAAATTAATGAAGGGCAATGAAGCCCTTGCAGAAGCAATGATAAGAGCCGGATGTGACGCATATTTCGGCTATCCGATTACTCCCCAGTCAGAAGTACTCGAATATCTGGCGAGGGAAGCTGAAAAAAGAACAGGTATGCTTGCTTTCCAAGCTGAAAGTGAAGTTGCCGCAATTAACATGATTTACGGTGCTGCGGGATGTGGAAGGCGCGTGATGACCACATCATCAAGTCCGGGTATGTCGCTTATGCAGGAAGGACTTTCTTATATTGCAAGTGCCGAACTTCCCTGCTTACTTGCTAACGTAGTCAGAGGCGGACCGGGTCTCGGAACGATTCAGCCATCACAGGCGGATTATTTCCAATCAGTGAAAGGTGGCGGTCATGGCGATTATAAATTAGTCGTACTTGCACCTTCGACTGTTCAGGAAATGGTTGACTTTGTTAAGCTCGGTTTTGAACTTGGTGAAAAATACAGAAATCCTGTTATGATTCTTACCGATGGTGCCGTAGGTCAAATGATGGAACCGGTCGAATTGTTCGACCAGGTGCCACGCAGAACTGAATTCCCTGATTGGGCAACAACCGGTAAGAAGCCGGGTAAAGAAAGAAATTATATAACTTCGCTTCATATTCAGTCTGAAAAAATGGAAGAAATTAATCGCAGACTTCAGGCAAAATATCGCAAGATGGAAGAAGAAGAAGTTCGCTACATTGAAATGGAAACTGAAGATGCAGAGTATATTTTTACTGGATTCGGTCTTGGTGCAAGAATCTGTATGAAAGCTATGCAAATGGCTCGCGAAGATGGTTACAAAGTAGGGCTTATAAGACCGATTACTTTATTCCCTTTCCCAACTAAGGTTTATCACGAACTTGGCGGAAGAGTAAAAGGCATACTTGATGTAGAAATGAATGCAGGTCAGATGGTTGAAGATGTTCGCTTGTCAGTAAATGGTCAGACAAGAGTTGAGTTTTATGGAAGAATGGGCGGCGTTATTCCTTCACCGGAGGAAATTTACGAGCATTTTATAAAAACCTTTATTGAAGGAGGAAAATAA
- a CDS encoding 4Fe-4S binding protein, with amino-acid sequence MAKVLGEIIIDIERCKGCELCVEACPEEVIAISDTINAKGYQYAITVNHDCTGCMNCALVCPDAVIKVYRKVLREPKKAATIVEVAN; translated from the coding sequence ATGGCTAAAGTTTTAGGTGAAATAATAATTGACATAGAGAGATGCAAAGGTTGCGAGCTATGCGTAGAAGCATGCCCGGAGGAAGTAATTGCTATCTCTGATACGATAAATGCAAAGGGTTATCAGTATGCAATAACTGTAAATCATGATTGTACAGGCTGTATGAATTGTGCTTTAGTGTGCCCGGATGCTGTTATCAAAGTATATCGTAAGGTTCTCCGCGAGCCCAAAAAAGCGGCAACAATTGTAGAAGTAGCAAACTAA
- a CDS encoding DoxX family membrane protein has product MKKILDNPYIILIARIILGYIFITYGAGKISNPEKFASEIANFALVPEFTLNILALILPWVEFLAGVFILFGIRLKSSSIITGGLMILFVFSVAWAMAMGLDINCGCSSTNPQKVGLPKLLENVGLFTLSLYIFLFPNKRFSLESFTE; this is encoded by the coding sequence ATGAAAAAAATATTAGATAATCCATACATAATTTTAATTGCAAGAATAATTCTTGGATATATATTCATAACTTATGGTGCTGGTAAAATTAGCAATCCTGAAAAATTTGCTAGCGAAATTGCTAATTTTGCTTTAGTTCCTGAATTTACACTGAATATATTGGCATTAATTCTCCCTTGGGTGGAGTTTTTGGCTGGTGTGTTTATTCTCTTTGGTATAAGGTTAAAATCAAGTTCTATTATTACCGGAGGGCTAATGATTTTATTTGTATTTTCTGTAGCATGGGCAATGGCAATGGGTCTTGATATAAACTGCGGATGCTCCAGTACAAACCCTCAGAAAGTCGGGCTGCCAAAATTATTAGAAAATGTCGGCTTATTTACACTTTCACTATACATATTTTTATTCCCAAACAAAAGATTTTCGCTTGAGTCATTCACAGAATAG